The Aneurinibacillus uraniidurans genome segment TCATAACTTGTCTATCCATCAATTGACTAGTAATTAAAAATAAATTCCTTTTGTCTATTTTTTTTAGTGTGAAATCATTCAATACATCCCGGAACATCAATGCTAATGTTTCTACTGGTAACACATCGGGTAACTTCTCAAACTCTTCTAGATTCATCATTTCCCCTCTTGGATTTTCTCACCTATTATTGGTGATATTTTCCCAAAAGAACTAGACTTATACCCATGTGCTGATACTTGAGATTCAACTAAATCTAATACATCGTAATATGCGAAGTTTGAACCCAACCTGTAAAATTTGTCCTCGACACTTTCGTCTAAAGATATAATTAAGGTTTCATTGTACTTTTCCTGAATAAGCGTAATTAAATCACTTAGGAAGTATTTGAACTGTTCATCCATTTTAATCTACTCCTTAGAATACCTTCAAAAATTTCTTTTTGTCCCATCTTCCTTTGAATGTCAGAAGGCCACTTTTTATTTATTAATACTTCCTGTTGCCTAGGGTCTAATTTCTCAAAATGCGGATTATATACGAATTCATGACTTACAAAGCTTTTAATACAGCCATGGGATGGCATTTTGCTACAACCTCTGCTAAATTTGCTCCGACAATAGAGTCAATGATTTGATCTACATCTTTATAAGCTTGCGGACATTCATCTAATATCGCATCTAATGTTCTATGATTAACAAGGATTTCTTCATCAGTCCCCACCTTCATTGATTGACTAAACTCGTCAACAGTTATCATTTGTTTTGTTGCTTTACGAGAGCGAACACGTCCTGCCCCGTGACAAATTGAGTAAAAGTTTTTTACTCCCGCATCCTTCCCGACCATTATATAAGACGCTGTTGCCATACTTCCTGGGATAAGTGCAGGATGCCCCGTTTCTTTATATGCTTTAGGATTAAGAAAATGCCCTGCCGGCAAAGCTCTTGTTGCGCCTTTGCGATGAACTAGCATGGGTTGATTCTGATGAAACTCTTTTAAAGCATAGTTATGCATTAAATCATACAGAACAGAGAACCTCACTTCTTTGTTTAAAGCCTCGCTAATTCCTTTTTGAACCCCATAAGCAATCAAGTGACGATTCGTTACTGCAAAGTTTAAAGCAGAGTACATTAAATTAATATACTGCTGGCCTTCTTGAGTATTGACTGGCGCATATACAAGTTGTGGATCAGGATTACTTACTCCCCACGCCCCCATAATGGCTTTAAACGAATTTGTATATATTCTACCCAACGAAGCCCCCCAAGCTCGGCTACCACTGTGAATCATAATCACGATTTGACCATCAAACAGTCCCCATTTTTCTGCTGTTTCTCTATTTTTCGGGTCGATCTCAATTGCTTGTAATTCAATAAAATGATTTCCGCCGCCAAGCGTCCCTAGTTGTCCTTTTGCTCTTGCCCACGACTTTTCAGGTACGTCATTTAAATAGTCCTTGTTATAGTTGAATTTGGATGTCTCTACTCGATCAGACATCCCATCAATGTAATATTTTTCAGGCAATGCATGAACGCCCTCTGTCAACACATCCTTTAAATTAACATCA includes the following:
- a CDS encoding RtcB family protein; translated protein: MSIIDHGNNHKETKLKHGSLHIFANETVFDRMESRIFEMADNNLRIPRVQYMSYTPDAHVGVGTCIGTTAVWSMNDGFVSPSIVGVDIGCGMRVHLTNLTKDDIQDKSTRRAMIDAIEKYVPTNEKTTSNYDDVNLKDVLTEGVHALPEKYYIDGMSDRVETSKFNYNKDYLNDVPEKSWARAKGQLGTLGGGNHFIELQAIEIDPKNRETAEKWGLFDGQIVIMIHSGSRAWGASLGRIYTNSFKAIMGAWGVSNPDPQLVYAPVNTQEGQQYINLMYSALNFAVTNRHLIAYGVQKGISEALNKEVRFSVLYDLMHNYALKEFHQNQPMLVHRKGATRALPAGHFLNPKAYKETGHPALIPGSMATASYIMVGKDAGVKNFYSICHGAGRVRSRKATKQMITVDEFSQSMKVGTDEEILVNHRTLDAILDECPQAYKDVDQIIDSIVGANLAEVVAKCHPMAVLKAL